The following are from one region of the Cyclopterus lumpus isolate fCycLum1 chromosome 21, fCycLum1.pri, whole genome shotgun sequence genome:
- the sumo3b gene encoding small ubiquitin-related modifier 3 has product MSEEKPKEGVKTENDHINLKVAGQDGSVVQFKIKRHTPLNKLMKAYCERQGLSIRQIRFRFDGQPINETDTPAQLEMEDEDTIDVFQQQTGGVSS; this is encoded by the exons ATGTCCGAAGAAAAGCCAAAG GAGGGAGTGAAGACAGAGAACGACCACATTAACCTCAAGGTAGCTGGTCAGGATGGGTCAGTTGTACAGTTCAAAATCAAAAGGCACACCCCACTCAACAAACTCATGAAGGCATACTGCGAAAGACAG GGATTGTCAATTCGTCAGATACGGTTTAGGTTTGATGGACAGCCAATTAATGAAACGGACACACCTGCACAG ctGGAGATGGAGGATGAGGACACTATTGATGTATTTCAACAACAGACAGGAGGAGTTTCTTCTTAA
- the pttg1ipb gene encoding PTTG1 interacting protein b isoform X2, translated as MQSVFCTRLTMSGVYRAPALVFALIFGAVFMSTKAQEPTSSPAPTPCPSRSNTSCAECLQNVTCLWCTPTKQCMDYPVRNILPPRSVCPLNDARWGLCWVNFQILIITMSVLGGVIIIGIVVCCCCCCKCERIGNKREDAKVERQTRARKSRQKAKRTEMHLRHDEIRQKYGMAKDNPYARMNDQ; from the exons ATGCAGTCGGTGTTCTGCACTCGTCTCACGATGTCCGGAGTTTACCGAGCGCCAGCCTTGGTTTTTGCCTTGATTTTCGGCGCTGTTTTTATGAGCACGAAGGCGCAGGAGCCGACTTCTTCTCCAGCTccga CTCCTTGTCCCTCGAGATCCAACACCAGTTGTGCTGAATGCCTGCAAAATGTGACA TGTTTGTGGTGCACACCAACCAAACAATGCATGGACTACCCAGTGAGGAACATCCTGCCCCCCCGCAGTGTGTGTCCACTGAATGATGCACGATGGGGGTTGTGTTGGG TAAACTTCCAGATTTTGATCATCACCATGTCGGTGCTGGGTGGCGTCATCATTATTGGcattgttgtttgctgctgctgctgctgcaagtGTGAAAGAATTGG GAACAAGAGAGAAGACGCAAAAGTGGAGCGACAAACCCGTGCGAGGAAGAGCCGTCAAAAAGCAAA GAGAACAGAAATGCATCTGAGACATGATGAAATCAGGCAGAAATATG GTATGGCAAAGGATAACCCATACGCCCGTATGAACGATCAATGA
- the pttg1ipb gene encoding PTTG1 interacting protein b isoform X1 — protein sequence MSVNQIVININIMFEYNMTEWTLRVRCSPFRFMTPASGVHDVSPRGGPSSGIVGLVVTSMQSVFCTRLTMSGVYRAPALVFALIFGAVFMSTKAQEPTSSPAPTPCPSRSNTSCAECLQNVTCLWCTPTKQCMDYPVRNILPPRSVCPLNDARWGLCWVNFQILIITMSVLGGVIIIGIVVCCCCCCKCERIGNKREDAKVERQTRARKSRQKAKRTEMHLRHDEIRQKYGMAKDNPYARMNDQ from the exons ATGAGCGTGAATCAAAtcgttattaatattaatattatgtttGAATACAACATGACGGAATGGACCCTCCGGGTAAGATGTTCCCCTTTTCGTTTCATGACACCAGCGTCAGGAGTTCATGACGTCAGCCCTCGAGGAGGCCCATCCTCCGGAATCGTTGGTTTGGTCGTTACTTCCATGCAGTCGGTGTTCTGCACTCGTCTCACGATGTCCGGAGTTTACCGAGCGCCAGCCTTGGTTTTTGCCTTGATTTTCGGCGCTGTTTTTATGAGCACGAAGGCGCAGGAGCCGACTTCTTCTCCAGCTccga CTCCTTGTCCCTCGAGATCCAACACCAGTTGTGCTGAATGCCTGCAAAATGTGACA TGTTTGTGGTGCACACCAACCAAACAATGCATGGACTACCCAGTGAGGAACATCCTGCCCCCCCGCAGTGTGTGTCCACTGAATGATGCACGATGGGGGTTGTGTTGGG TAAACTTCCAGATTTTGATCATCACCATGTCGGTGCTGGGTGGCGTCATCATTATTGGcattgttgtttgctgctgctgctgctgcaagtGTGAAAGAATTGG GAACAAGAGAGAAGACGCAAAAGTGGAGCGACAAACCCGTGCGAGGAAGAGCCGTCAAAAAGCAAA GAGAACAGAAATGCATCTGAGACATGATGAAATCAGGCAGAAATATG GTATGGCAAAGGATAACCCATACGCCCGTATGAACGATCAATGA